GAAAGTGATCATCAAACCATATTCAATCGAACTACAAATAAATAAAACGTCAAATCCTTGAGAGATGAGATGGTTCATAAAACACAATTACTCATTCGGAGAAGTTGGAAGAATAGCCTGTCTGGCAGTATTTGCTAGACAAGTGAACTGAGATAGGGGCCTCTTGCAATGCATGCATCAGTGAACTGCAGGAAGAGCTACAACTGCTACTAAAGAACCAAGAACTTTTGCACAATGATACATTAAAACTGAGTACAGAATTTGAACAATATGTTGCAGCCAACCCCCTCTCAGCCCCTTTCCTCTTTTCAAGATAGGTGACAGAGAGGATAACAACAATTGGAACTGCAGATTGACTAACTAACTGGTAATTCAACCGCTGTAGATTGCACAATACTTTTGTCACTGCTTTCTACCTCAAACCAGAAGAAGAGTGATGTACGAGTATAAATGACGCGTACTCGCTGCAATGAAAGTGTTCCACTGGTTAGGACAGCTTTGGCACCTCCTTCAATTCGAGTTCTCAGAACTGAAACACCATTACTACAAGTCTTGGGTGCTGATGGCACAACCTCAGAAGCACAAGCAGTACTGATAATTGCATAGGAGAGATGGTCCAGAGGGTTCGACTCGCACTGAAGAATGCACCCATCAATTGTGAGCTTCCCGCTCCTATGAAGCAAGCAGCAACCGAGCTCTGTCCTCACAGTCAAATTAGCCAGCTTACATGTGGACATGAACTCCAATGCGCTGTTCAGAAACAAAGAACAACACATGCATACAATGGCAAGTGAAAACAGTTCCAAATATCAGAGAGCAAATCCAAATTTGGCTCAACTGTTCTGGTACAAACTTGACAATAATAGACATCTTTAAATAAGCATTGCATAGACAAAATTGAAGATCAGGTAATGCAATCTTGTTGTGGTTCGTTTAGTATTTGATCAGAATTGCAAAAAGAATCTGATGATCTAATTCAAGGCACAACGTCCAGTTaattaaggaaaaaaagaagtaaaaaagtGATGATGGTCTCACAAACCTGTCTGAGCTGCGGGAGCAAATAAGGGTTGTATCATCAGGACTCTCACCTGCGCCAGTCTGTAAAAAGGAAGTTGAGGCAGCGAAAGGCTAGTGCCACTAATCTTAGATAATTTACATGCATTTACTTTACTCTAGCAAGGTATATGCCTATACGGCAAAGGAGAAAATTTTCGACTAAGGTGCATCATATCTGAATTCTGAACAGTCTAACGTTGATCCACCATAACCACCAAAGGCGGACCTAGGATTTAAAGGTTGTGCAGGCACAATTACTTAAACAGAGACTAAATAGGAGTGTAGATTGGGTCAGTTCGGGTAATTTTGGGTTCATTTGGTTCAACATATCGGAATGGAGCCATGGAGCAATAAGTCAAATTGTTTAAATGTGGTCTATAAGTCATGGTTTCGGGCCATGAAATCAATCATGTATGCTTGCGTCAGGGTAGGCTCCCTACATTACACCGCCTTGAGGTGCAGCCACTCTCCAGACCCTGCATGAACGCAGGATGCTTCGTGTACCGCGCTACCCTTTGATTCAACTTATTAGGTTTTTATTTTGGGGAAAAAAAGACAAATCAATGGACaaataatagaagaaaatgGAAAAGAGATGCCACGAAATCAAGAAAGTGATTGGATTAAATAGATAATTGGTAGACAAAGATGTTTGCAATTTCTGTATATTCTTTGTTTGATTAAATTCAGTTAACCTTTAAATGTGTTCAGATATTTTTCATCTGAATCccgaatataatatttttttttattcttatagACTATCTTTGAATCAGCACATGGAGGGGAAAAGAGTTGCACAAAAGCGAACTGCGAGATACAATAGAAGAATagaaaggaatttttttttgaaagatcAGCAGTTGAAAAAACAGTGGATGTTTCTTTTATATGGGATTCTTCGTCAAAGGAGAAATAGAAAAGACAGAGACAAGACCCcaagaaaaaagaattaatGAACGTTGGCACCCTAAAGAAGAAAACTGAACACTTCCATCTAAGTGGAATTCAAACTCCGTTGTCAAAGATGAAACCCTCATATGGCTTAGTGTCAACCAGTGCTCCCCAATCATTATCGTGACTCTGGGTGCCATTTTGACAATTTCTACATATGGAAAGATTTTTTGCCAAGCTCACAGGTTCCGGTGCACCTCAACCTCTATAGGTGAGTCCACCTCTGATCACCACCCTTTTTCCCCTACagttctatttttcttttggttcTTTTTAGTAGCAAATGAGGTGATGAAAAAATAGACCAAGATGACACAACAGTTGTCCTAATACTTCACATTTGCTATTCCAACAGTTCTGAGCTCCTGCTACACCATATAATATGGTTCCCCCCTCCCATAGATCAAATGGGTTTACAAAACTATTATATGTATTCATGTGCTCAAAGTTTCATCCACAAACTATAAGTGGAATAGCTACAATGTGACTTCACGTAAATATATAGCTTTGAAATAACTATCAGAAATCTCACAAGACTCAGAAACATCAAAAGACCCAGCATCTTGTATGCATTAAGTATGAAAAGTAATCTGAGGTTAACATTTTGAAGTTACCAAGCATAGTGGCTTTTCAATCTGAATATTTGACACATGATGGCTGCCTCCTGCAGCAATCAGTATAGTGTCCCCAGGCCTGAACAGCATCCAGATATGAAGCCAGCTTGTAAGACCAAGATCAGAACAGAGAAAAGAAAATGGAATTAAAATGCTAACCTTGCAGCAGAGACGGCCATCTCAATGTTCGGATAAACTCCAGGCTGAGATAAATCCTTCACAGAACGGTCTACTCGCAACCAAAGCTGAGGATGGCATGCCAAGAATCGCCATCTGTGGCAAACGAGGGCGGTGTTATACCGATCTGCAACTCAACAGCAAGTTGTGACAGAAAAGAATCACATCGCACCATAAATGTGGTCTACAGTAAAATCTAAAAACAGCTGGTTGGAGCAAACTAGAAAAAATGAATCACAGTGCAAATGCATatgaatcccgtgaaccatctcTCCAGGGATTGTGAAAGATGTTCTACtgcctaaataaataaaaatgaaaatgtaATAAGACACCAAATGACCAACGGCACCCACAAGAAGTTCTAAAACTAGGAATGAAATTGATCCTGTTTCTGTTAATCCAATAAATTAAGATAGCTTTAACAGTGGTGCTGGTGCTTAAAACCTACTACTCACTACCTTTTAGGGATCAGGGTATGAGTGCACAagcttttctattattttctccttttaaCCATGTAATGATAAGAGCTCTTAAAATCCATTGGCCACAATAAGAGTACTTGCACTATTCAAACCTTGAAACAGAAGAAGATGCATATGGTGAACTGTTCAATTATATGCTCCTACATCAACATTGAGCTAACAGATTAAGGTTAACCTTGCCCGATCAATTGCCTGAGCTTATAAAGAAACAAGGATATTTCACAAAAAGAATATAGCgaatggaaaaagaaaagagtaaAAGAATGATGAGTATACATTCAGGCTACTGCAGCAGCCGGTGAATGGAAATTCAGAAATTTATAGTTACCTTTCTCAGAGAACCAatagaaaaagagaaaagatgagCAAGAAACTTACTGGAAAAAACAAATTGTTCTCTTGTTTAAGTGCTTCAAAGCCTAAAATTCAGCTATTTTGGACGGAAATAGGGGAAAGGCATAAATAGCCCCTTAAACTATAGTCGGATTTTCAGTTGCACACCTTATTTGTGCAGGGGTCTTATTACCCCCTTCAACAATTTTAGAATGGAATTAATACCACCTCAGTTGATGAACTGTCAACAAGGTTGAATGTACACCCTTAAAGGCGTGTGAGAAATGAAGTTAGATCCCCAAAACTGCTCTTTGTTGACCATGTGGAGTCGAAATGAGCTTATGTTTGGCCCTCTTTGTATTAACTTTATCTTCAACTGTTTGGCAGACATTTTCAATCCTTTGAAGCCTTAACTTCATAACAGTGATTTTGAAATTGGATTTTGTTTGAAGAGGTAAATCATTTCGGTGTGAATTTTAGTCTTATTATATGGGTTTTACATTTTTTGAGCAAATTAACTACCAACTAAGCTCAAAATTAACTAGAATGAAGTCCATCAGACCTCAAGGCACAGAAAAATTCAATCTTTGTAACTTATTATTGATGAAATAGAGAGTTGGGTATTATAAATCAACTATGATGAGAACAATCAAGGGAATTATCTATTTAAATGCTAAATACGTTAACAACAGGTCAAAGACATTTTTAATTGAATAAGAATGGAACTGAGagacccaaaaaagaaaaaaagaaaatcgaTCTTTTGTAACCTTGAAATGATGAAAATTAAGAACTgggttttgaaatttttgaaccAAAGAAACAGTAAATTTAACTGAAGCTTGAAAAGTATTTCAAAAGCAGAGAAAATCATAgagaaatttattttataccTGGAATTGGTGAGAGAAAACTAAAGATGTGCATGAGGCAGCCATCATCTAGATTGTTGATGAGAGAAAAATCTGTGGAAGACTTGGACTTGAGTCGCCTCCATTTCCGCTTGTATTCCTCCATTCAATTGGGGTTCCTGAAATCAGAACAAGAAAGGACGACTTTGATGATGAAGAAGACCCGACA
This Solanum dulcamara chromosome 1, daSolDulc1.2, whole genome shotgun sequence DNA region includes the following protein-coding sequences:
- the LOC129901123 gene encoding F-box protein SKIP5 isoform X2, which gives rise to MEEYKRKWRRLKSKSSTDFSLINNLDDGCLMHIFSFLSPIPDRYNTALVCHRWRFLACHPQLWLRVDRSVKDLSQPGVYPNIEMAVSAASALEFMSTCKLANLTVRTELGCCLLHRSGKLTIDGCILQCESNPLDHLSYAIISTACASEVVPSAPKTCSNGVSVLRTRIEGGAKAVLTSGTLSLQRVRVIYTRTSLFFWFEVESSDKSIVQSTAVELPVS
- the LOC129901123 gene encoding F-box protein SKIP5 isoform X1 produces the protein MEEYKRKWRRLKSKSSTDFSLINNLDDGCLMHIFSFLSPIPDRYNTALVCHRWRFLACHPQLWLRVDRSVKDLSQPGVYPNIEMAVSAARPGDTILIAAGGSHHVSNIQIEKPLCLTGAGESPDDTTLICSRSSDSALEFMSTCKLANLTVRTELGCCLLHRSGKLTIDGCILQCESNPLDHLSYAIISTACASEVVPSAPKTCSNGVSVLRTRIEGGAKAVLTSGTLSLQRVRVIYTRTSLFFWFEVESSDKSIVQSTAVELPVS